From the Nodularia sphaerocarpa UHCC 0038 genome, the window TAATGACGCTGGTGAAGCTTTGTTTGATCAAGCCGCAGATTATTGGATTCGCGCTATTCGCATGGCTCCCAATAACTACATTGAAGCCCAAAACTGGCTGAAAACTACTGGACGTATGCAAATTGACATATTCTTTTAAATATGCGTAGGTTGGAGTGAGGCTTTGGGAAACTTAACACCAAGAAGCCCTAGAACCCCACCCCCAGCCCCTCCCATATCAAAGGTTTATCCTTTTCTTCCCCCCGTTGCGGGGGGATTTCGGGCGGTGCGAGGAGGGGGGCAAGATGTAGATTTGGCAGGGGGAGCAGGTTTGTCTCTCCAATTGACAATAAGCATGAAAATTAACGATTGAGGAACCATGATTGACCGCGAACAAGTTCACAAAGTAGCTCTTTTGGCTCGTTTAGAATTAACTTCAGAAGAAGAGGAGCAATTTACTACTCAACTGGGAAGTATTCTGGATTATATTGAACAGTTGAATGAAGTTGATGTCAGTGATGTACTGCCGACAACACGGGCAATTGATGTCAGTAATGTGACTCGAAAAGATGATTTACAACCATATCCTGAGCGAGAAGCTATCCTGAATGGTGCGCCTGAACAAGAAGGCGAGTTTTTCAAAGTACCCAAAATCATGAATAGCAATTAAATCAGTGAACAGTGAACAGTGAACAGTTATCAAGTAGATTTAGTCAGAAATTTGTATCCAATGATGTCTCTTAACTGGTAACTGGTAACTGATAACTGGTAACTGATAACTGATAACTGATAACTGATAACTGAAAAGGAGAGATATATGGGTTTAGGAATCCTCCAGGATGGTAAGTGGATATCACGACGGGATCAAGAAGATTCACAAGGTAAATTTATTCGCCCATCCACAACTTACCGTGATCAAATTACCGCAGATGGCTCTAGTGGTTTTAAAGCTGAACCGGGGCGCTATCATTTATATATTTCCTGGGCTTGTCCTTGGGCTTGTCGGACTGCAATTATCCGCCAATTAAAAGGACTAGAAGATGTGATTGGGCTATCGGTAGTTGGGGCAGAAATTGATCAAAACAGTTGGGAATTTACTGATGAACCTGGGGCGATTCCTGATTCTGTAAATGGCACTCAATATCTTTGGCAACTTTATCTGAAAGCTGATTCTAACTACAGTGGACGGGTAACAGTGCCAGTTTTATGGGATAAAGAAAAGGGAACAATTGTTAATAATGAATCCCGCGAAATCATGCGGATGTTTGATACGCAATTCAATGATTTTGCTCAAGAAGATATCAACTTTTATCCCGAAGATTTACAAAAACAAATTGATGAGACGATTGATGCTATTTACCAACCAATAAATAATGGTGTATATCGGGCGGGATTTGCCACTTCTCAATCAGCTTATGATGAGGCGGTAACAGAGTTATTTACAGCCCTTGATGACTGGGAGAATATATTAGAAAAACAGCGCTATCTCTGCGGGGATAAAGTTACTGAAGCTGACTGGTGTATGTTCACTACTTTGCTGCGTTTCGATGCGGTTTACTATGTGCATTTTAAATGCAACTTACGTCGGATGGTTGAGTATCCTAATTTGTGGAATTATCTCAAGGAACTTTATCAATTACCGGGGGTGAAGGAAACTTGTAATTTTGACCATATTAAACGGCATTATTACCGAAGTCATCCTAATGTTAACCCGACTCGCATTGTGCCGAAAGGTCCGGTGATTGATTTTGATGCACCTCATAACCGGGATGAAGTGAGTACAAAATAGCAAATACCTGGGAATTTATGGAAAATAAAACCACAGAAAAACATCGATAAATTATCTGTGTTCATCTGTGTTCATCTGTGGTGAAAATTTATCCGGTGCGTTAGCCTGCGGCGTAACACACCCTACTGGAGTGACTACAATTTTCTCAACACCAAGATTTATGGAAAATAAAACCACAGAAAAACATCGATAAATTATCTGTGTTCATCTGTGTTCATCTGTGGTGAAAATTTTCCGGTGCGTTAGCCTGCGGCGTAACACACCCTACTGGAGTGACTACAATTTTCTCAACACCAAGATTTATGGAAAATAAAACCACAGAAAAACATCGATAAATTATCTGTGTTCATCTGTGTTCATCTGTGGTGAAAATTTTCCGGTGCGTTAGCCTGCGGCGTAACACACCCTACTGGAGTGACTACAATTTTCTCAACACCAAGATTTATGGAAAATAAAACCACAGAAAAACATCGATAAATTATCTGTGTTCATCTGTGTTCATCTGTGGTCAAAATTTATCCGGTGCGTTAGCCTGCGGCGTAACACACCCTACTGATTCAGCACTCACTTTTTTGAGTGTAGCGGTGAAGTCGGGGTAGGAAATGGCGGCTGCTTCTGCGCGGTGAATGGTGGTGATTCCTGTGGAAACGAGAGATGCGATCGCCAGACTCATAGCAATGCGATGATCTGTATAACTATCGACATCTGTACCCACTAAGGGCGTACCACCAGTAATTTCCATACCGTCGGGTAATTCACTGACTTTTGCACCCATTTTATTGAGTTGCTGCGCCATTACGGTAATGCGATCGCTTTCTTTAACTCGCAATTCCTCTGCATCCCGAATCACAGTTGTACCTTCGGCAAATACTGCCGCTACTGCTAAAATGGGAATCTCATCAATCATTCTCGGAATAATATCCCCAGCAATGGTGCAGCTTTTCAACCGACTAGAACGCACTCTGATATCCGCCACTGGTTCCCCAGCTACTTCGCGCTGATTTTCTAGTTGAATATCAGCCCCCATGAGTTCTAAAGCTTCTAATATCCCTGTCCGAGTGGGATTAACACCAACATTTTCCACTAACAATTCCGAACCGGGAACAATCGCCCCAGCGACTAACCAAAAGGCTGCTGAACTGATATCTCCAGGAACAATGACTTTTTGTCCACGCAGTTGCGCCGGTCCGATGACGGTAACGCTATTGGTTTCAGGATCAATGCTGAGTTCTGCACCAAAAGCCCGTAACATCCGTTCGCTGTGATCGCGAGAAAGGGCGGGTTCGGTGACGGTGGTTTTTCCGGCTGTTAATAAACCCGCTAGTAATATACAGGATTTAACTTGGGCGGAGGCGATGGGGGAATGGTAATGAGTCGGTTTGAGGGCTTGTCCTTGAATTGCTAGAGGTGCTAAGGAATTACCCTTACGTCCCCAAATTTCTGCGCCCATTTGTTGCAAAGGTTTAACTACACGGGACATGGGACGCGATCGCAAGGAACTATCCCCTGTGACTGTAAAAAACCGCCCTGGATGAGAAGCCAAAAGCCCTAACATTAGTCTGAGTGTAGTGCCAGAGTTACCAGCATTCAATACATCCACTGGTTCTTGCAATTGTCCCAAACCAATACCCTGAACTGTGACTAATTCGGTGTTCAGTTCCGAAATTTGCGCCCCCATAGCTTGAAAACAGCTGGCTGTGCTGCGGGGATCTTCGCCTAACAGCAGCCCTTGGATTTGCGTTTCACCTTGAGCGATCGCACCTAACATTAAAGCCCGATGGGATATAGACTTATCACCAGGGACACGGATACAACCCTGTAAAGACAGCCCAGCAGAGGGACGCTGGATAATTAGCTTTTGAGAAAGGTCTGGTTGAGTTTCTACAGTGATGACAGCAGCCGACATGATTTTACACTTCTTGGATACACCGGAAGTTCATCAGCGACTAAATTTGCCACGACTGGACACTTCCTGCCTAGTATCCTATCGCTTTTTGTTCGCGGAAATTTACCAAAATCTATCCAATAGATGATGAATCTTTACTTAATACTTTTTTCCTGGACAAAAATCACTCTCAGGGGTCTTGTCTTTGTTTCCACTGTGACTTAATAATTTGCGAAAAAGTTTTACTTATTTATAGCACCAGAGAAAGTGTTTAAATTTATAATCTTTTATTTATTTTTAGATTGATTTATTGGGCTTACCAAATCAGGATCATCAGTTAATATTAAGGATGTTTGACTATTTACTGGTTGCTCCTGACTGTTAAAGATACTGGTGTTAATTTCATTTTCTTCCATAGCTTTTAGCCCCTATCGCTCCCATGCTGACTCATCACCGCAAGCCCGTATGTTTATCACTTATTTCCACTGACCTGCCATTCTGGTCTGTTGTGGAGACTGCGGGTACACTGTATCAAAAAGACAATGATAGATTTCATTTACTGTTGACAGCACCGCCCCTCATTACCTGTAAAGTGGCAAGTTCTCTGAGTTCCGAAGACATCTGTCCCGAAAATCAGAGCAAAGCTCAAGCCCCCACCAGTCCCCGAATTTTGTGGCTGGAGATTTCCCCCTACCGGGTAATTATGACTATGCAAGGTAACGGTCAAGTTAGTTATCGCCATTTCTGGGAACAAGGGGTTTATGGTGTGAGCCGTTATTGGTTACCTAGTGAGTCATTGCAACCTCATAAGCCGATTCGTTTACGAAATTTTACAAAAACTCTGTCGCTGAAGGGACAATACTTACCAGAGCATTTGCGGGTGGAATACGAATTATGGGCAGATAAAGTCCAGATGGGAAGTTACATTCTCAATCTGGAAATTAAACACTAGTGGCTAGGAGTTAAATTAACCAAAATAATTGGGTTCGTTCCCAGGTTTCCATTTAATATTGCAACCAATGCTGGGCTTTTGTTCAATTGTCACGGGTTTATCTGCCAATACGGATGCGATCGCCTCGCGTAAATCTGCACCAGTTACGGGTTTACCATTACTGGGGCGACTATCATCCAATTGTCCCCGATAAGCTAGTTTGCGTTCTGCGTCAAATACAAAAAAATCAGGTGTGCAAGCTGCTGTATAAGCTTTGGCTATTTCCTGAGTTTCGTCGTAACACAAGGGAAAGTTAAAATCAAGTTTTATTGCCATTGCTTTTAAAGACAGTGGCGCATCATCTG encodes:
- the gatC gene encoding Asp-tRNA(Asn)/Glu-tRNA(Gln) amidotransferase subunit GatC; its protein translation is MIDREQVHKVALLARLELTSEEEEQFTTQLGSILDYIEQLNEVDVSDVLPTTRAIDVSNVTRKDDLQPYPEREAILNGAPEQEGEFFKVPKIMNSN
- a CDS encoding glutathione S-transferase family protein, with product MGLGILQDGKWISRRDQEDSQGKFIRPSTTYRDQITADGSSGFKAEPGRYHLYISWACPWACRTAIIRQLKGLEDVIGLSVVGAEIDQNSWEFTDEPGAIPDSVNGTQYLWQLYLKADSNYSGRVTVPVLWDKEKGTIVNNESREIMRMFDTQFNDFAQEDINFYPEDLQKQIDETIDAIYQPINNGVYRAGFATSQSAYDEAVTELFTALDDWENILEKQRYLCGDKVTEADWCMFTTLLRFDAVYYVHFKCNLRRMVEYPNLWNYLKELYQLPGVKETCNFDHIKRHYYRSHPNVNPTRIVPKGPVIDFDAPHNRDEVSTK
- the aroA gene encoding 3-phosphoshikimate 1-carboxyvinyltransferase; this encodes MSAAVITVETQPDLSQKLIIQRPSAGLSLQGCIRVPGDKSISHRALMLGAIAQGETQIQGLLLGEDPRSTASCFQAMGAQISELNTELVTVQGIGLGQLQEPVDVLNAGNSGTTLRLMLGLLASHPGRFFTVTGDSSLRSRPMSRVVKPLQQMGAEIWGRKGNSLAPLAIQGQALKPTHYHSPIASAQVKSCILLAGLLTAGKTTVTEPALSRDHSERMLRAFGAELSIDPETNSVTVIGPAQLRGQKVIVPGDISSAAFWLVAGAIVPGSELLVENVGVNPTRTGILEALELMGADIQLENQREVAGEPVADIRVRSSRLKSCTIAGDIIPRMIDEIPILAVAAVFAEGTTVIRDAEELRVKESDRITVMAQQLNKMGAKVSELPDGMEITGGTPLVGTDVDSYTDHRIAMSLAIASLVSTGITTIHRAEAAAISYPDFTATLKKVSAESVGCVTPQANAPDKF
- a CDS encoding thioredoxin family protein, which encodes MALTASTMLPLGTQAPDFHLPEVVTGKKISLDTFADQKALLVMFICQHCPFVNHIQEELARLGNDYSSNDLGIVAISANDAEKYPDDAPLSLKAMAIKLDFNFPLCYDETQEIAKAYTAACTPDFFVFDAERKLAYRGQLDDSRPSNGKPVTGADLREAIASVLADKPVTIEQKPSIGCNIKWKPGNEPNYFG